The following coding sequences lie in one Danio rerio strain Tuebingen ecotype United States chromosome 3, GRCz12tu, whole genome shotgun sequence genomic window:
- the hmgxb4a gene encoding HMG domain-containing protein 4a isoform X1: MAFEEIRKKGMMDVPGAEGEVSLVAGRSQREKKRSYKDLLREEEEIAAQVCKTSKKHHKDSELFLLGGDSHKKKKKHSSDDYYHRDHHSSGQPPHKKKRKSSDRSPSLTSSSSSHPSHTTDTAMGLLEAITSPLATGSEPPPHLHKKPSYPQHASSHSSKERKRDGSSKNSSHSYPHSRPPGSSSSKKHSSSSSKSLLFHGGAAKGEPLTLCEAEGLKMKLILSSKEKSEGAGVNDFPGQSSSSSSGVAGHHSSSGSKKGGIKKEKDKEKDKMMSKPPKKKQHIREPLPVVGKEVEVEGHYGGSYAGMGGESSSSGGELEAGELVIDDSYTRLSKKKKKSKKSKKKKDKERDRDREKGSREKKHSKGGSGGKKSSQGDQPRSHSHTHSSSNHSSSGGMYPMAPPTSSHQHQSIELIGEKKKKKEEKERDKHDKDKPKKKNMTAYQVFCKEYRVNINAEQPGLVFGELSKKLAEVWKQLPEKDKLVWRQKAQYLQHKQNKAEAMTVKRKTLTTSDSKSKGSSKAFSLGSGLAPQGRSSLGMSLSPARVPDVDPIDAAAHLQLLGESLSLIGHRLQETEGMVAVSGSLSVLLDSILCALGPLTCLTAQVPQLNGCPRNILSNTLDNIAYIMPGL; encoded by the exons ATGGCCTTTGAGGAGATCAGAAAGAAAGGAATGATGG ATGTTCCAGGTGCTGAAGGAGAGGTCAGTCTTGTTGCAGGTCGCAGCCAAAGAGAGAAGAAGCGTTCTTATAAAGATCTGTTGAGAGAGGAAGAAGAAATCGCAGCACAGGTGTGCAAAACCTCCAAGAAACACCACAAG GATTCTGAGCTTTTCCTGCTAGGAGGAGATTCTCACAAGAAAAAGAAGAAGCATTCGAGTGATGATTACTATCACAGAG ACCACCACAGCTCTGGTCAGCCTCCTCACAAGAAGAAGCGCAAGTCTTCAGACCGCTCGCCCTCTCTGACCTCGTCGTCCTCCTCTCACCCGTCCCACACCACAGACACTGCCATGGGTCTCCTGGAGGCCATCACGTCCCCGCTGGCCACAGGCTCCGAGCCGCCCCCTCACCTCCACAAAAAACCCTCCTACCCTCAACACGCCTCCTCACACTCCTCCAAAGAGCGCAAGCGTGATGGCAGCTCCAAAAACAGCAGCCACTCATACCCGCATTCACGTCCGCCCGGCTCGTCCTCATCTAAAAAACACTCCTCCTCCTCTTCGAAGTCTCTGCTGTTTCATGGAGGAGCTGCGAAAGGAGAGCCGCTGACGCTCTGTGAAGCTGAAGGCCTGAAGATGAAGCTCATCCTTTCTTCAAAAGAGAAGAGTGAAGGTGCAGGGGTGAATGACTTTCCTGGACagtcttcttcctcttcttcaggTGTTGCAGGCCATCATTCGTCCTCCGGCTCAAAGAAAGGAGGGATTAAGAAGGAGAAAGACAAGGAGAAGGACAAGATGATGTCAAAGCCACCAAAGAAAAAGCAGCACATCCGAGAGCCGCTGCCTGTCGTGGGGAAAGAGGTGGAGGTCGAGG GTCATTATGGCGGGTCTTACGCAGGCATGGGAGGAGAGAGCTCATCTTCAGGAGGAGAACTAGAGGCTGGAGAGTTAGTGATTGACGACTCCTACACACGTCTCtccaaaaagaagaaaaagagcaagaaaagcaaaaagaaaaaagataaagAGCGAGACCGAGATCGAGAGAAAGGATCCCGCGAGAAGAAACACAGCAAAGGAGGAAGTGGAGGGAAGAAAAGCAGTCAAG GGGATCAGCCTAGAAGCCACTCCCACACTCACAGCTCATCCAATCACAGCTCTTCCGGTGGCATGTACCCTATGGCTCCGCCCACCTCATCGCATCAACATCAAAGCATTGAACTAATAGgcgagaagaaaaagaaaaaggaggaAAAAGAGCGAGACAAACATGACAAGGACAAG CCGAAGAAGAAGAACATGACGGCCTATCAGGTGTTCTGTAAAGAGTACAGGGTCAATATCAACGCAGAGCAGCCTGGATTAG TTTTCGGGGAGCTGAGTAAGAAACTCGCAGAGGTGTGGAAACAGCTGCCGGAAAAAGATAAACTG GTATGGAGACAGAAAGCTCAATATCTCCAGCACAAGCAGAATAAAGCTGAAGCTATGACCGTCAAGCGGAAAACCTTAACAACCTCAGACAGTAAAAGTAAAG GCTCCAGTAAAGCGTTTAGTTTAGGGTCAGGTTTGGCCCCTCAGGGCCGCTCGTCTCTGGGCATGTCTTTGTCTCCAGCTCGAGTCCCTGATGTGGATCCGATAGATGCAGCAGCTCACCTGCAGCTGCTGGGAGAGTCGCTGTCTCTGATTGGACACCGACTTCAGGAGACAGAG GGAATGGTGGCGGTGTCGGGCAGTCTTTCGGTTCTGTTAGACTCTATTCTATGTGCTCTTGGTCCATTAACCTGCTTAACAGCACAAGTTCCGCAGCTCAACGGCTGTCCACGAAACATTCTG TCAAATACTCTGGACAACATCGCTTACATAATGCCTGGACTATGA
- the ankrd54 gene encoding ankyrin repeat domain-containing protein 54: MDGSSPLLAAAGSDGDRSSSEGEYTLAGGPSAGDTEKREGESPMEAAGAGTVGFSISRLDTLSALRLNRTRPAADTELRYLHLLWKPGELLQAGRSTPGKITSSRVRRLARARRNMGPIGKDLHAVKRLREAANSNDIDTVRRLLEDDTDPCAADDKGRTALHFSSCNGNETIVQLLLSYGADPNQRDSLGNTPLHLAACTNHVPVITTLLRGGARVDALDRAGRTPLHLARSKLNILQEGDSRSLETLRGEVTQIIQMLREYLNIMGQSEEREKLEHISTQLQNTRTREQVDEVTDLLASFTSLSIQMQNMGDR, translated from the exons ATGGACGGCTCGAGTCCGCTTTTAGCCGCTGCTGGTTCAGACGGTGACCGCTCCAGCTCGGAGGGCGAATACACGCTGGCCGGCGGACCCTCTGCGGGAGACACCGAGAAGCGGGAGGGCGAGTCGCCGATGGAAGCTGCCGGTGCAGGCACGGTGGGCTTCAGTATCTCCCGGCTGGACACCCTGAGCGCGCTGAGGCTCAACCGGACGCGACCGGCCGCGGACACCGAGCTCCGGTACCTGCACCTTTTATGGAAGCCCGGTGAGCTGCTACAGGCGGGACGGAGCACACCAGGAAAAATCACATCGAGCAGGGTGAGGCGGCTGGCAAGAGCCCGGAGGAACATGGGGCCCATTGGAAAAGACCTGCATG CTGTGAAGAGGCTCAGAGAAGCTGCCAATTCAAATGATATAGATACAG TGAGACGATTGCTGGAAGATGATACTGATCCTTGTGCTGCTGATGACAAAGGCAGGACAGCCTTACACTTCTCTTCCTGCAATGGCAATGAGACTATCG TCCAGTTGCTGTTGAGTTATGGTGCTGACCCAAACCAGAGAGACAGCCTTGGGAACACACCATTGCATCTGG CTGCCTGCACCAACCACGTGCCTGTGATCACAACCTTACTGCGAGGAG GTGCTCGTGTTGATGCTCTGGATCGTGCTGGAAGGACTCCTCTCCATCTCGCCCGCTCCAAGCTCAACATCTTGCAAGAGGGAGACTCGCGTAGCCTAGAGACCCTCAGAGGAGAGGTCACACAG ATCATTCAGATGCTGAGGGAGTATCTGAATATAATGGGACAgagtgaagagagggagaaactAGAGCACATCTCAACCCAGCTGCAGAACACCCGCACCAGAGaacag GTGGATGAAGTGACCGATTTACTGGCCAGCTTCACGTCTCTCAGTATTCAGATGCAGAATATGGGAGACAGGTAG
- the hmgxb4a gene encoding HMG domain-containing protein 4a — MAFEEIRKKGMMDVPGAEGEVSLVAGRSQREKKRSYKDLLREEEEIAAQVCKTSKKHHKDSELFLLGGDSHKKKKKHSSDDYYHRDHHSSGQPPHKKKRKSSDRSPSLTSSSSSHPSHTTDTAMGLLEAITSPLATGSEPPPHLHKKPSYPQHASSHSSKERKRDGSSKNSSHSYPHSRPPGSSSSKKHSSSSSKSLLFHGGAAKGEPLTLCEAEGLKMKLILSSKEKSEGAGVNDFPGQSSSSSSGVAGHHSSSGSKKGGIKKEKDKEKDKMMSKPPKKKQHIREPLPVVGKEVEVEGMGGESSSSGGELEAGELVIDDSYTRLSKKKKKSKKSKKKKDKERDRDREKGSREKKHSKGGSGGKKSSQGDQPRSHSHTHSSSNHSSSGGMYPMAPPTSSHQHQSIELIGEKKKKKEEKERDKHDKDKPKKKNMTAYQVFCKEYRVNINAEQPGLVFGELSKKLAEVWKQLPEKDKLVWRQKAQYLQHKQNKAEAMTVKRKTLTTSDSKSKGSSKAFSLGSGLAPQGRSSLGMSLSPARVPDVDPIDAAAHLQLLGESLSLIGHRLQETEGMVAVSGSLSVLLDSILCALGPLTCLTAQVPQLNGCPRNILSNTLDNIAYIMPGL, encoded by the exons ATGGCCTTTGAGGAGATCAGAAAGAAAGGAATGATGG ATGTTCCAGGTGCTGAAGGAGAGGTCAGTCTTGTTGCAGGTCGCAGCCAAAGAGAGAAGAAGCGTTCTTATAAAGATCTGTTGAGAGAGGAAGAAGAAATCGCAGCACAGGTGTGCAAAACCTCCAAGAAACACCACAAG GATTCTGAGCTTTTCCTGCTAGGAGGAGATTCTCACAAGAAAAAGAAGAAGCATTCGAGTGATGATTACTATCACAGAG ACCACCACAGCTCTGGTCAGCCTCCTCACAAGAAGAAGCGCAAGTCTTCAGACCGCTCGCCCTCTCTGACCTCGTCGTCCTCCTCTCACCCGTCCCACACCACAGACACTGCCATGGGTCTCCTGGAGGCCATCACGTCCCCGCTGGCCACAGGCTCCGAGCCGCCCCCTCACCTCCACAAAAAACCCTCCTACCCTCAACACGCCTCCTCACACTCCTCCAAAGAGCGCAAGCGTGATGGCAGCTCCAAAAACAGCAGCCACTCATACCCGCATTCACGTCCGCCCGGCTCGTCCTCATCTAAAAAACACTCCTCCTCCTCTTCGAAGTCTCTGCTGTTTCATGGAGGAGCTGCGAAAGGAGAGCCGCTGACGCTCTGTGAAGCTGAAGGCCTGAAGATGAAGCTCATCCTTTCTTCAAAAGAGAAGAGTGAAGGTGCAGGGGTGAATGACTTTCCTGGACagtcttcttcctcttcttcaggTGTTGCAGGCCATCATTCGTCCTCCGGCTCAAAGAAAGGAGGGATTAAGAAGGAGAAAGACAAGGAGAAGGACAAGATGATGTCAAAGCCACCAAAGAAAAAGCAGCACATCCGAGAGCCGCTGCCTGTCGTGGGGAAAGAGGTGGAGGTCGAGG GCATGGGAGGAGAGAGCTCATCTTCAGGAGGAGAACTAGAGGCTGGAGAGTTAGTGATTGACGACTCCTACACACGTCTCtccaaaaagaagaaaaagagcaagaaaagcaaaaagaaaaaagataaagAGCGAGACCGAGATCGAGAGAAAGGATCCCGCGAGAAGAAACACAGCAAAGGAGGAAGTGGAGGGAAGAAAAGCAGTCAAG GGGATCAGCCTAGAAGCCACTCCCACACTCACAGCTCATCCAATCACAGCTCTTCCGGTGGCATGTACCCTATGGCTCCGCCCACCTCATCGCATCAACATCAAAGCATTGAACTAATAGgcgagaagaaaaagaaaaaggaggaAAAAGAGCGAGACAAACATGACAAGGACAAG CCGAAGAAGAAGAACATGACGGCCTATCAGGTGTTCTGTAAAGAGTACAGGGTCAATATCAACGCAGAGCAGCCTGGATTAG TTTTCGGGGAGCTGAGTAAGAAACTCGCAGAGGTGTGGAAACAGCTGCCGGAAAAAGATAAACTG GTATGGAGACAGAAAGCTCAATATCTCCAGCACAAGCAGAATAAAGCTGAAGCTATGACCGTCAAGCGGAAAACCTTAACAACCTCAGACAGTAAAAGTAAAG GCTCCAGTAAAGCGTTTAGTTTAGGGTCAGGTTTGGCCCCTCAGGGCCGCTCGTCTCTGGGCATGTCTTTGTCTCCAGCTCGAGTCCCTGATGTGGATCCGATAGATGCAGCAGCTCACCTGCAGCTGCTGGGAGAGTCGCTGTCTCTGATTGGACACCGACTTCAGGAGACAGAG GGAATGGTGGCGGTGTCGGGCAGTCTTTCGGTTCTGTTAGACTCTATTCTATGTGCTCTTGGTCCATTAACCTGCTTAACAGCACAAGTTCCGCAGCTCAACGGCTGTCCACGAAACATTCTG TCAAATACTCTGGACAACATCGCTTACATAATGCCTGGACTATGA
- the hmgxb4a gene encoding HMG domain-containing protein 4a isoform X2 produces MAFEEIRKKGMMDVPGAEGEVSLVAGRSQREKKRSYKDLLREEEEIAAQDSELFLLGGDSHKKKKKHSSDDYYHRDHHSSGQPPHKKKRKSSDRSPSLTSSSSSHPSHTTDTAMGLLEAITSPLATGSEPPPHLHKKPSYPQHASSHSSKERKRDGSSKNSSHSYPHSRPPGSSSSKKHSSSSSKSLLFHGGAAKGEPLTLCEAEGLKMKLILSSKEKSEGAGVNDFPGQSSSSSSGVAGHHSSSGSKKGGIKKEKDKEKDKMMSKPPKKKQHIREPLPVVGKEVEVEGHYGGSYAGMGGESSSSGGELEAGELVIDDSYTRLSKKKKKSKKSKKKKDKERDRDREKGSREKKHSKGGSGGKKSSQGDQPRSHSHTHSSSNHSSSGGMYPMAPPTSSHQHQSIELIGEKKKKKEEKERDKHDKDKPKKKNMTAYQVFCKEYRVNINAEQPGLVFGELSKKLAEVWKQLPEKDKLVWRQKAQYLQHKQNKAEAMTVKRKTLTTSDSKSKGSSKAFSLGSGLAPQGRSSLGMSLSPARVPDVDPIDAAAHLQLLGESLSLIGHRLQETEGMVAVSGSLSVLLDSILCALGPLTCLTAQVPQLNGCPRNILSNTLDNIAYIMPGL; encoded by the exons ATGGCCTTTGAGGAGATCAGAAAGAAAGGAATGATGG ATGTTCCAGGTGCTGAAGGAGAGGTCAGTCTTGTTGCAGGTCGCAGCCAAAGAGAGAAGAAGCGTTCTTATAAAGATCTGTTGAGAGAGGAAGAAGAAATCGCAGCACAG GATTCTGAGCTTTTCCTGCTAGGAGGAGATTCTCACAAGAAAAAGAAGAAGCATTCGAGTGATGATTACTATCACAGAG ACCACCACAGCTCTGGTCAGCCTCCTCACAAGAAGAAGCGCAAGTCTTCAGACCGCTCGCCCTCTCTGACCTCGTCGTCCTCCTCTCACCCGTCCCACACCACAGACACTGCCATGGGTCTCCTGGAGGCCATCACGTCCCCGCTGGCCACAGGCTCCGAGCCGCCCCCTCACCTCCACAAAAAACCCTCCTACCCTCAACACGCCTCCTCACACTCCTCCAAAGAGCGCAAGCGTGATGGCAGCTCCAAAAACAGCAGCCACTCATACCCGCATTCACGTCCGCCCGGCTCGTCCTCATCTAAAAAACACTCCTCCTCCTCTTCGAAGTCTCTGCTGTTTCATGGAGGAGCTGCGAAAGGAGAGCCGCTGACGCTCTGTGAAGCTGAAGGCCTGAAGATGAAGCTCATCCTTTCTTCAAAAGAGAAGAGTGAAGGTGCAGGGGTGAATGACTTTCCTGGACagtcttcttcctcttcttcaggTGTTGCAGGCCATCATTCGTCCTCCGGCTCAAAGAAAGGAGGGATTAAGAAGGAGAAAGACAAGGAGAAGGACAAGATGATGTCAAAGCCACCAAAGAAAAAGCAGCACATCCGAGAGCCGCTGCCTGTCGTGGGGAAAGAGGTGGAGGTCGAGG GTCATTATGGCGGGTCTTACGCAGGCATGGGAGGAGAGAGCTCATCTTCAGGAGGAGAACTAGAGGCTGGAGAGTTAGTGATTGACGACTCCTACACACGTCTCtccaaaaagaagaaaaagagcaagaaaagcaaaaagaaaaaagataaagAGCGAGACCGAGATCGAGAGAAAGGATCCCGCGAGAAGAAACACAGCAAAGGAGGAAGTGGAGGGAAGAAAAGCAGTCAAG GGGATCAGCCTAGAAGCCACTCCCACACTCACAGCTCATCCAATCACAGCTCTTCCGGTGGCATGTACCCTATGGCTCCGCCCACCTCATCGCATCAACATCAAAGCATTGAACTAATAGgcgagaagaaaaagaaaaaggaggaAAAAGAGCGAGACAAACATGACAAGGACAAG CCGAAGAAGAAGAACATGACGGCCTATCAGGTGTTCTGTAAAGAGTACAGGGTCAATATCAACGCAGAGCAGCCTGGATTAG TTTTCGGGGAGCTGAGTAAGAAACTCGCAGAGGTGTGGAAACAGCTGCCGGAAAAAGATAAACTG GTATGGAGACAGAAAGCTCAATATCTCCAGCACAAGCAGAATAAAGCTGAAGCTATGACCGTCAAGCGGAAAACCTTAACAACCTCAGACAGTAAAAGTAAAG GCTCCAGTAAAGCGTTTAGTTTAGGGTCAGGTTTGGCCCCTCAGGGCCGCTCGTCTCTGGGCATGTCTTTGTCTCCAGCTCGAGTCCCTGATGTGGATCCGATAGATGCAGCAGCTCACCTGCAGCTGCTGGGAGAGTCGCTGTCTCTGATTGGACACCGACTTCAGGAGACAGAG GGAATGGTGGCGGTGTCGGGCAGTCTTTCGGTTCTGTTAGACTCTATTCTATGTGCTCTTGGTCCATTAACCTGCTTAACAGCACAAGTTCCGCAGCTCAACGGCTGTCCACGAAACATTCTG TCAAATACTCTGGACAACATCGCTTACATAATGCCTGGACTATGA